From Phaeodactylum tricornutum CCAP 1055/1 chromosome 11, complete sequence, one genomic window encodes:
- a CDS encoding predicted protein yields MRLPSKSLAQKIGAADTCITNEGMDQVISNHTWLVHLLSSLRLPLSHSSIESYQIDASRFLRQSPEAHKRLVGDPESIFVIIRRFSADLQDQVKFKISCDNISKDGGGFKRSLRSSLCPEADELTHWHIEVRINEKWSSDVLFLYGLPASCYVTSFSYCMVRGSNTYEAVFRWMESLSNCTIDRKPWQPTSAEMVMAVASWTRQIYEKHHPSATKLLSGARKPLALTFATPPDIKALETLSISIPPIALFQLYESIERNSPETGVSPPLYKALTFFMKESFGINVQSFPVVKASCGAGSLGNDGRCKIAEQSYIYHFLSDIRDIIRKKHLKPPIHTEFESEDELLVG; encoded by the coding sequence ATGAGATTGCCTTCGAAATCACTTGCGCAAAAAATCGGCGCTGCAGATACATGTATAACAAACGAAGGGATGGACCAAGTTATTTCGAACCATACTTGGCTTGTCCATTTGCTTTCATCCCTACGCTTGCCGCTCAGTCATTCTTCCATTGAATCGTATCAGATCGATGCTTCACGGTTTTTGCGACAAAGCCCGGAAGCCCACAAACGTCTAGTGGGCGATCCGGAAAGCATTTTTGTTATCATCAGGAGGTTTTCAGCAGATCTTCAGGACCAAGTAAAGTTTAAAATTTCTTGTGATAACATTTCCAAAGATGGGGGTGGCTTCAAACGGAGTCTTCGTTCGAGTCTTTGCCCAGAGGCGGATGAACTGACCCATTGGCATATTGAAGTCCGAATTAACGAGAAGTGGTCTTCAGACGTACTTTTTCTCTATGGACTACCCGCTTCGTGCTACGTGACGTCTTTTAGCTACTGTATGGTCCGAGGCTCGAATACATACGAGGCTGTATTTCGATGGATGGAAAGTCTTTCAAATTGTACTATTGACCGAAAGCCTTGGCAACCAACGTCCGCGGAAATGGTAATGGCGGTGGCATCATGGACGCGACAAATATACGAAAAACATCATCCTTCTGCGACCAAGCTCTTGAGTGGTGCAAGAAAGCCGTTGGCGTTAACATTTGCAACTCCTCCAGATATTAAGGCTTTGGAAACCCTCTCAATATCTATACCACCCATCGCTCTGTTCCAGCTCTACGAATCCATCGAAAGGAACAGTCCAGAGACGGGTGTCTCCCCTCCCCTTTATAAGGCTCTAACATTCTTTATGAAGGAGTCGTTCGGGATTAATGTACAGTCCTTTCCTGTTGTCAAAGCTTCCTGTGGAGCTGGCTCTCTTGGAAACGACGGACGCTGCAAAATTGCAGAGCAATCTTACATCTACCACTTCTTGAGTGACATTCGTGATATCATTCGGAAAAAGCATCTGAAGCCTCCAATACATACAGAATTTGAAAGTGAAGATGAGCTACTCGTTGGGTGA
- a CDS encoding predicted protein (Precise function unknown. Contains N-terminal targeting peptide and ankyrin domain proximal to C-terminus.; Ankyrin-repeat-containing gene of unknownn function): MTAIRLAGPTLSLTAFLAIYARAQADYGVDCSFPIHSKEFTCGNLLGDRKKVYEDFMDGCRKRYGSKASRCDSTEDDRIEMSLRQPQSMVNYTETGFKKVRAPKNVMDLLNAHWKRNKEGLFDREEIWPAGNVYVNHWASPTYMSSVEDTNTRGGGYALKKAVWDAVKPVIESWTGMEQKPISMYGIRAYTDGAILNPHVDRLPLVSSCIINVDQDVDEDWPLEVYDRHDRAVNVTMQPGDLVLYESGSLMHGRPFPLKGRYYANIFIHFEPTGRKLGDTSLAYLDELDDILPPYLLANSPETDNWLRKNPHGWNKPSPSAPIQQVNAPEGHHAAATGDITRLARLAQTNRKALHAKDKNGWQPLHEAVRADNKEAVELLISFGADKNARVGKNGEGASALNLALDYLNVGAHTTNYLLSIDAQNIEPDL; encoded by the exons ATGACAGCCATTCGATTGGCGGGGCCCACTCTCAGCTTAACCGCCTTTCTTGCTATATATGCTCGAGCGCAAGCCGATTATGGTGTGGACTGCTCCTTCCCCATCCACAGCAAAGAGTTCACGTGCGGCAACCTTCTCGGCGACCGAAAGAAAGTTTATGAAGACTTCATGGATGGATGCAGAAAGCGTTATGGTAGTAAGGCATCACGATGCGATTCCACCGAGGACGATCGTATCGAAATGAGTTTGCGGCAACCTCAATCGATGGTG AACTATACTGAAACGGGCTTCAAAAAAGTACGCGCCCCAAAGAATGTGATGGATTTGCTCAATGCTCACTGGAAAAGGAATAAAGAAGGCCTCTTCGATCGTGAGGAGATCTGGCCTGCCGGTAACGTGTACGTGAATCACTGGGCAAGTCCAACATACATGTCATCTGTGGAAGACACTAATACTCGTGGAGGTGGATATGCGTTAAAAAAAGCCGTTTGGGATGCGGTCAAACCTGTCATTGAATCGTGGACCGGCATGGAACAAAAACCAATCAGCATGTACGGTATCCGTGCATACACGGATGGTGCAATATTGAATCCTCACGTCGACCGACTGCCGTTGGTTAGCTCCTGCATCATTAATGTGGACCAGGACGTTGATGAAGATTGGCCTCTCGAAGTCTATGACAGACATGACCGAGCCGTCAACGTTACCATGCAACCGGGTGACCTTGTCTTGTACGAGTCAGGATCTCTAATGCATGGACGCCCTTTTCCTTTGAAAGGTCGCTATTACGCGAACATTTTTATCCATTTCGAACCCACCGGACGCAAGTtaggggacacatctctaGCATATTTAGACGAACTCGATGACATCCTTCCTCCGTACCTACTTGCCAACTCTCCCGAAACCGACAACTGGTTGAGAAAGAATCCGCACGGGTGGAACAAGCCGTCGCCGTCTGCTCCAATTCAGCAAGTAAATGCCCCGGAGGGACATCACGCTGCGGCCACTGGGGACATTACTAGATTGGCCAGACTTGCACAAACCAATCGCAAGGCATTGCACGCCAAGGATAAGAATGGGTGGCAACCGCTGCACGAGGCTGTCCGGGCCGATAACAAGGAGGCTGTTGAGCTTTTGATCAGTTTTGGTGCCGACAAAAATGCCCGCGTGGGAAAGAATGGGGAAGGTGCTAGCGCTCTAAACCTGGCCTTGGACTATCTGAACGTTGGAGCACATACAACGAACTACCTGTTGAGTATCGACGCCCAGAACATTGAACCTGATCTCTAA
- a CDS encoding predicted protein: MPSSKTRDRICPSLWELPVNALDVVEWLLTGPLTVNPNSLSSQSHIREEKPIVSQNKSIRKLTMFRTTKKRTRPNRIRLTEEVDNEGEGGVDLSLTENSDLPSDNVDRSHSARLHRTKMNRNVIRSFQDDEIMDSNVTTDKKTKKRRGLGFGGGRSSTTSVVIAKDGVDTTEDQDTASMYNADILNQLKSEQQSYQPAHEPPEQSPELFSPKVHVTQSSSVFDENFIPLQSTADSANMAFASEEPIVLSGEAAFQLEEPDGAGALGCVDGDDDDNKKHEFNPQLQSLHDQDDEDNADWEVQVARRAGISTRQKQPSYTVPRMGNHADDLEKTTGSPTSTLSMTTIQKQIAASLEQLRAQQSDWEQARQRRQVELEQTSQELSRQQGDLQHSGEALEYYQDLMCRLASWVGAMRALQGKIRPIQELLHAVEADVASLSSWRQWEDDAIAMLSQNDKLDRVLGRQPPLAIYDNVTTVDEFGRDVKSQYALTRESHVRQRRNIRLQREARQERLRGDESDACLSDEEKESLRERRLALREALQVAIDEIDESYSSLQPLVDIFTKWRDSYSEDYTKSYASLCLADLATVLVSVELCSLNDPWDDSNGYNEAKWMTVINKAVKSSLMARSDVERIVEKAVLSSHSDLLAKSGYSLLSTTRTQSLTGFYKHLRKLLPAESGPLTKFREQVSVYVRDCLQAMAIPILHRDASYQQSDDDSDLQEALQFAVVGTMHRLKKILVNLLRYWAPVMSDDNDGFIDCVLDFVSNKFLFLISSLQHLDQPRFAETPPEVFNDVVQLLEQTGWLERPEWMLQAAPIRGAATAFKSQIRQQPCVEKVDGKV; this comes from the coding sequence ATGCCATCCTCTAAAACAAGAGATCGCATTTGTCCTTCGCTTTGGGAACTCCCTGTCAATGCGCTTGATGTCGTCGAGTGGTTGCTCACCGGcccattgactgtgaatccaaATTCTCTAAGCTCACAATCCCATATTAGAGAAGAAAAACCCATTGTGTCACAAAACAAAAGCATTCGTAAATTGACAATGTTTCGAACAACCAAAAAACGGACCCGTCCCAATCGCATCCGGTTGACCGAAGAAGTGGACAACGAAGGAGAGGGCGGGGTGGATCTTTCGCTGACAGAGAATTCCGATTTGCCCTCGGACAATGTCGATCGCTCGCATTCCGCACGCCTTCATCGGACCAAAATGAATCGAAACGTGATTCGATCGTTCCAGGACGATGAAATCATGGATTCAAATGTCACGACAGACAAAAAGACTAAGAAGAGACGAGGCCTAGGATTTGGTGGTGGTAGAAGTAGCACTACAAGTGTTGTTATCGCAAAGGACGGCGTTGACACAACGGAAGATCAAGATACCGCGTCTATGTATAATGCGGATATTTTGAATCAGCTCAAGTCCGAACAGCAGTCATACCAGCCAGCACATGAACCACCCGAGCAATCTCCTGAATTGTTTTCACCGAAAGTCCATGTCACGCAAAGCAGCAGCGTCTTTGACGAAAACTTTATACCCCTGCAGTCTACTGCTGATAGTGCGAACATGGCGTTTGCATCGGAGGAACCCATTGTCTTGTCGGGCGAAGCAGCTTTTCAATTGGAAGAACCGGATGGAGCTGGCGCATTAGGCTGTGtcgacggtgacgacgacgacaacaagaagcacGAGTTTAACCCGCAACTGCAGTCCTTACACGatcaagacgacgaagacaacgcTGATTGGGAGGTACAGGTAGCTCGCCGTGCTGGCATCAGCACTAGGCAGAAGCAACCTTCTTACACGGTCCCGCGTATGGGCAACCACGCCGATGATTTGGAGAAAACTACGGGGTCGCCAACATCCACGCTCTCTATGACTACCATACAAAAGCAAATCGCGGCTTCTTTGGAGCAGCTACGTGCACAACAGTCAGACTGGGAGCAAGCGCGCCAGAGACGACAGGTAGAATTAGAACAGACTTCCCAAGAACTCTCTCGACAACAGGGGGACTTGCAACATTCGGGAGAGGCCTTGGAGTACTATCAAGATTTGATGTGTCGTCTTGCTTCCTGGGTCGGTGCGATGCGCGCATTGCAAGGCAAGATTCGGCCGATTCAGGAGCTTTTGCATGCTGTCGAAGCCGACGTGGCATCGCTGAGCTCTTGGAGACAATGGGAAGACGATGCAATTGCCATGTTGTCTCAGAACGACAAACTAGATCGCGTTCTTGGACGTCAGCCGCCGCTAGCTATTTACGACAACGTCACCACAGTCGATGAGTTTGGTCGAGATGTTAAATCACAATACGCGTTGACCAGGGAATCGCATGTTCGTCAGCGTCGGAATATTCGATTGCAGCGAGAAGCGCGCCAGGAAAGGTTGCGCGGGGACGAGTCCGATGCGTGCCTCAGCgacgaggaaaaggaaagtttgCGTGAAAGGCGATTGGCGTTGCGGGAAGCCTTGCAAGTTGCAATAGATGAGATAGACGAATCGTACTCATCGTTGCAACCGCTTGTGGACATCTTTACGAAGTGGCGTGACTCGTACTCGGAGGATTACACGAAGTCGTACGCGTCGTTGTGCTTGGCAGATTTGGCGACGGTACTAGTATCCGTCGAGCTCTGTTCCTTGAACGATCCCTGGGACGATTCGAACGGATACAATGAAGCTAAATGGATGACTGTCATCAATAAGGCAGTCAAATCAAGTTTGATGGCAAGATCGGACGTCGAGCGGATTGTTGAAAAGGCGGTACTCTCTAGTCATTCTGACTTGTTGGCGAAGTCTGGCTACAGTCTCTTATCCACAACGAGGACCCAGTCGCTGACTGGATTCTACAAGCATTTGCGAAAATTGCTACCTGCTGAAAGTGGGCCACTTACTAAGTTTCGCGAGCAAGTCTCGGTCTACGTACGAGATTGTCTGCAAGCCATGGCAATTCCTATTCTTCACAGAGATGCTTCATATCAGCAGTCTGACGACGACTCTGACTTACAAGAAGCGCTACAGTTTGCTGTTGTGGGGACGATGCATCGTCTCAAAAAGATCTTGGTAAACCTGCTGCGCTACTGGGCTCCGGTCATGTCGGACGATAATGATGGCTTCATTGACTGTGTCTTGGACTTTGTGTCGAACAAATTTCTATTTTTGATATCATCGTTACAACATTTGGACCAGCCACGCTTTGCCGAAACACCACCTGAAGTATTCAACGATGTCGTACAACTATTGGAACAAACTGGATGGCTCGAGAGACCTGAATGGATGCTTCAAGCAGCACCCATACGGGGGGCGGCTACGGCGTTCAAAAGTCAAATCCGGCAGCAGCCTTGCGTTGAGAAAGTAGATGGAAAGGTGTAG
- the hCdc48 gene encoding predicted protein encodes MAKDEEMADAILSSGSKKRSPNRLIVDDATNDDNSVISLSPAKMEQLELFRGDTVLIKGKKGRDTVCIVLADETCDDTNVRMNKVVRKNLRVRLADVVTVTSCGDVPYGKRIHILPLDDTIEGVSGNLFDVYLKPYFLEAYRPVKKGDLFLVRSAMHPVEFKVVETDPAPYCIVAPDTVIHCEGDPVKREDEEKMDDVGYDDVGGCRKQMAQIREMIELPLRHPTLFKTLGVKPPRGVLLYGPPGSGKTLIARAVANETGAFFFLINGPEIMSKMAGESESNLRKAFEEAEKNAPAIIFIDEIDSIAPKREKTNGEVERRIVSQMLTLMDGLKQRASVVVIGATNRPNAIDPALRRFGRFDREIDIGVPDENGRLEVFRIHTRNMKLDEDVEPEAIARETHGFVGADIAALCTEAAMQCIREKMDLIDIEDEQIDAEILDSMAVSQDHFRHALAQSNPSSLRETVVEVPNISWEDIGGLEQVKRDLKELVQYPVEHPEKFEKFGMSPSKGVLFYGPPGCGKTLMAKAVANECQANFISIKGPELLTMWFGESEANVRDVFEKARQAAPCVLFFDELDSIAQQRGGSQGDGGGAADRVMNQLLTEMDGVGSKKNVFIIGATNRPDIIDTALMRPGRLDQLIYIPMPDFESRLSILRATLRKSPVSKDVDLNYLASQTDKFTGADLTEICQSACKIAIREEIERDIERQRMKQEAGEDMDDEDDEVEDLMPEILPKHFEVSVRNARRSVSDRDLAQYASFAQTLQQSRAAVSGSTGGSLATFAFPDANAAVGVGAAAEDDDDEEDLYS; translated from the exons ATGGC CaaggacgaagaaatggcggACGCCATACTCAGCTCGGGAAGCAAGAAGCGCAGTCCCAACCGCCTCATAGTCGATGACGCCACCAACGACGATAATTCGGTCATCTCCCTCTCTCCCGCAAAGATGGAACAGCTGGAGCTATTCCGTGGAGACACTGTCCTCATCAAGGGAAAGAAAGGTCGAGATACGGTCTGCATCGTGCTTGCCGACGAAACCTGCGACGACACAAACGTGCGCATGAATAAGGTGGTGCGTAAGAATCTACGCGTGCGCCTCGCGGATGTTGTTACCGTCACGAGCTGTGGTGACGTGCCCTACGGCAAGCGCATCCACATTCTGCCCCTGGACGACACAATCGAAGGCGTTTCGGGAAACCTGTTCGATGTCTATCTCAAGCcctactttttggaagcctACCGTCCCGTCAAAAAGGGGGATCTCTTCCTGGTTCGCTCCGCCATGCACCCGGTAGAATTCAAGGTTGTCGAAACGGACCCGGCACCCTATTGTATTGTCGCACCCGACACCGTCATCCATTGTGAGGGTGACCCGGTCAAAcgtgaagacgaagaaaagatggATGACGTGGGTTATGACGATGTGGGTGGTTGCCGCAAGCAAATGGCGCAGATTCGGGAAATGATCGAGTTGCCCTTGCGTCATCCGACTCTCTTCAAGACACTGGGTGTGAAGCCACCTCGCGGTGTCTTGCTGTACGGTCCTCCCGGCTCCGGAAAGACTCTCATTGCTCGGGCtgttgccaacgaaaccggagcttttttctttttgatcAACGGGCCCGAAATCATGTCCAAGATGGCTGGTGAATCCGAATCGAACTTGCGCAAGGCTTTTGAggaagcagaaaagaatGCTCCTGCCATTATCTTTATCGACGAGATTGACTCCATTGCGCCCAAGCGTGAAAAAACCAATGGCGAAGTCGAGCGTCGTATCGTCAGTCAAATGCTGACGCTCATGGACGGCCTCAAACAGCGCGCCAGTGTTGTTGTCATTGGGGCAACCAACCGCCCCAACGCCATTGACCCGGCCTTGCGCCGTTTCGGGCGTTTCGATCGCGAAATTGATATCGGCGTGCCGGATGAGAATGGTCGTCTGGAAGTCTTCCGCATTCATACGCGAAACATGAAATTGGACGAAGATGTGGAACCGGAGGCGATTGCGCGGGAAACGCACGGCTTTGTTGGGGCCGATATCGCCGCACTCTGTACCGAAGCTGCCATGCAGTGCATTCGTGAAAAGATGGATTTGATCGATATCGAAGATGAACAGATTGATGCGGAAATATTGGACAGTATGGCCGTCAGTCAGGATCATTTTCGACATGCATTGGCGCAGTCGAATCCGTCTAGTTTGCGTGAGACGGTGGTCGAAGTCCCTAACATTTCTTGGGAGGATATTGGTGGTCTCGAGCAAGTCAAG CGCGATCTCAAGGAACTTGTTCAGTACCCTGTCGAGCATCCCGAAAAGTTCGAAAAATTTGGAATGTCACCTAGTAAAGGTGTTCTCTTTTATGGTCCTCCTGGTTGTGGTAAAACTTTAATGGCCAAAGCTGTCGCCAACGAGTGTCAGGCCAATTTCATTTCCATCAAGGGACCTGAGCTGCTTACCATGTGGTTTGGAGAAAGTGAAGCAAACGTTCGCGATGTGTTTGAGAAGGCCCGTCAAGCCGCTCCATGCGTGCTCTTCTTCGACGAACTCGACTCTATTGCCCAGCAGCGTGGAGGGAGTCAAGGAGACGGTGGTGGTGCCGCCGATCGCGtcatgaaccagcttttgaCCGAGATGGACGGTGTTGGTTCGAAGAAGAACGTGTTCATCATTGGAGCGACTAATCGTCCCGATATCATCGATACGGCTTTGATGCGTCCCGGACGTTTGGACCAGCTTATTTATATTCCGATGCCCGACTTTGAGTCGCGCTTGTCGATTCTTCGCGCGACGCTTCGCAAGAGTCCAGTATCGAAGGATGTTGACCTGAACTACCTTGCCTCGCAAACCGATAAGTTCACCGGTGCCGATCTTACGGAGATTTGTCAAAGTGCGTGTAAAATTGCCATTCGAGAAGAGATCGAGCGGGACATTGAACGTCAGCGCATGAAGCAAGAAGCCGGCGAGGacatggacgacgaagatgacgaggTTGAAGATCTCATGCCGGAGATATTGCCAAAGCACTTTGAAGTCTCCGTTCGCAATGCGCGTCGATCTGTCTCGGACCGCGACCTGGCCCAGTACGCTTCCTTTGCGCAGACCTTGCAACAATCACGGGCAGCCGTTTCGGGATCGACCGGTGGCAGTCTCGcaacttttgcttttccgGACGCTAACGCGGCTGTTGGCGTTGGAGCGGCggcggaagacgacgatgatgaggaagacCTCTATAGTTAG
- a CDS encoding predicted protein: protein QKVDVEMQRLLTLKSYLVLDAESEEAFDRLTEEACQHFQVPTSLISLVDLGRQFLFSGTTYGESKESSRSMAFCAHTILNKNGILVVNDTHKDARFQKNVFVTQRPHLRFYAGAP, encoded by the coding sequence CAAAAGGTAGATGTCGAGATGCAGCGATTGTTAACGCTCAAATCGTACCTTGTTCTGGATGCCGAAAGTGAAGAAGCCTTTGATCGTCTAACGGAAGAGGCCTGCCAGCACTTCCAGGTACCAACCTCACTAATTAGCTTGGTTGATTTGGGTCGCCAGTTTCTGTTCAGTGGGACGACCTATGGTGAATCCAAAGAGAGTTCCCGGAGTATGGCGTTCTGTGCGCACACAATTCTCAACAAAAACGGTATCCTGGTAGTTAATGACACACACAAGGATGCACGCTTTCAAAAAAATGTCTTTGTTACCCAGCGCCCGCATTTGCGATTTTATGCCGGTGCACCT